From Nocardioides sp. HDW12B, the proteins below share one genomic window:
- a CDS encoding cysteine synthase gives MRFDNLLDSVGGTPLIGLPRLSPSPEVRLWAKLEDRNPTGSIKDRAALKMVEQAEKDGLLTPGCTILEPTSGNTGISLAMAAKLKGYRIVCVMPENTSIERKQLLGMWGAEIISSPAAGGSNEAVRVAKRIAGENPDWVMLYQYGNPANALAHYEGTAPEILADLPSVTHFVAGLGTTGTLMGTSRYFREHKPDVRIVAAEPRYGELVYGLRNLDEGFVPELYDASLIDSRFSVGPHDAVRRVRELLEHEGIFAGISTGAILHAALGQARKAEKAGESADIVFIVCDGGWKYLSTGAYEGTLEEAEERLDGQLWA, from the coding sequence ATGCGCTTCGACAACCTCCTCGACTCCGTCGGCGGCACCCCCCTCATCGGGCTGCCGCGGCTCTCGCCGTCCCCCGAGGTGCGGCTGTGGGCCAAGCTCGAGGACCGCAACCCCACCGGCTCCATCAAGGACCGCGCGGCGCTGAAGATGGTCGAGCAGGCGGAGAAGGACGGCCTGCTCACCCCGGGCTGCACCATCCTCGAGCCCACCAGCGGCAACACCGGCATCTCGCTGGCCATGGCGGCCAAGCTGAAGGGCTACCGCATCGTCTGCGTCATGCCGGAGAACACCTCGATCGAGCGCAAGCAGCTGCTCGGCATGTGGGGGGCGGAGATCATCTCCTCACCCGCCGCCGGCGGCTCCAACGAGGCCGTCCGCGTCGCCAAGCGCATCGCGGGGGAGAACCCCGACTGGGTCATGCTCTACCAGTACGGCAACCCCGCCAACGCGCTCGCGCACTACGAGGGCACCGCGCCGGAGATCCTCGCCGACCTGCCCTCGGTCACCCACTTCGTCGCCGGGCTCGGCACCACCGGCACCCTCATGGGCACCAGCCGCTACTTCCGCGAGCACAAGCCCGACGTGCGCATCGTCGCCGCCGAGCCGCGGTACGGCGAGCTCGTCTACGGACTGCGCAACCTCGACGAGGGCTTCGTCCCCGAGCTGTACGACGCCTCGCTGATCGACAGCCGTTTCTCGGTCGGGCCCCACGACGCCGTACGCCGCGTGCGGGAGCTGCTCGAGCACGAGGGCATCTTCGCCGGTATCTCCACCGGCGCCATCCTCCACGCCGCCCTGGGCCAGGCCCGCAAGGCCGAGAAGGCCGGCGAGAGCGCCGACATCGTCTTCATCGTCTGCGACGGCGGTTGGAAGTACCTCTCGACGGGCGCCTACGAAGGCACCCTCGAGGAGGCCGAGGAGCGCCTCGACGGCCAGCTCTGGGCCTGA
- a CDS encoding HAD-IIA family hydrolase, which translates to MTSPTRPIETWLTDMDGVLVHEEEAIPGAPEFIAALERSGKKYLVLTNNSIFTPRDLRARLRSSGIDVPEHAIWTSALATAQFLDEQRPQGKAYVVGEAGLTTALHEIGYVMTDRDPDYVVLGETRTYSFEAITRAIRLIDAGARFIATNPDVSGPSPQGKLPATGAVAALISSATGREPYYVGKPNPLMMRSALNRLEAHSETTIMIGDRMDTDIKSGLEAGLRTVLVTSGSTSPEDVDAFPYRATQTFGSVADLIEFVEE; encoded by the coding sequence ATGACGAGTCCCACGCGACCCATCGAGACCTGGCTGACCGACATGGACGGCGTCCTCGTCCACGAGGAGGAGGCCATCCCCGGGGCTCCCGAGTTCATCGCCGCGCTCGAGCGCTCCGGCAAGAAGTACCTCGTGCTCACCAACAACTCGATCTTCACCCCGCGCGACCTGCGGGCCCGGCTCCGCTCGAGCGGGATCGACGTGCCCGAGCACGCGATCTGGACCTCGGCGCTGGCCACGGCGCAGTTCCTCGACGAGCAGCGCCCCCAGGGCAAGGCGTACGTCGTCGGCGAGGCGGGCCTGACCACGGCGCTGCACGAGATCGGCTACGTGATGACCGACCGGGACCCCGACTACGTCGTGCTCGGCGAGACCCGCACCTACTCGTTCGAGGCGATCACCCGCGCCATCCGGCTGATCGACGCCGGCGCCCGCTTCATCGCCACCAATCCCGACGTCAGCGGCCCCAGCCCGCAGGGCAAGCTGCCTGCGACCGGCGCCGTGGCGGCCCTGATCAGCTCCGCCACCGGCCGCGAGCCCTACTACGTCGGCAAGCCGAACCCGCTCATGATGCGCAGCGCGCTCAACCGCCTCGAGGCCCACTCCGAGACCACGATCATGATCGGCGACCGGATGGACACCGACATCAAGAGCGGCCTGGAGGCCGGGCTGCGCACCGTGCTGGTCACCAGCGGCTCGACGTCGCCCGAGGACGTCGACGCGTTCCCCTACCGGGCGACCCAGACCTTCGGCTCCGTCGCCGACCTCATCGAGTTCGTCGAGGAGTAG
- a CDS encoding lysophospholipid acyltransferase family protein — MMYRLVDSVVSPLARAVWRPTVEGVEHVPATGPVLLASNHLSFFDSVVIPVVAPRKVVFLAKDDYFNNPGLKGRAQRAWFEGLGMVPVDRDDTRAAIDSLQIALEVLGRGEAFGLYPEGTRSRDGRLYRGKVGVAQLALQSGAPIVPVGLIGTDRLQPVGSSVPRLAKVTVRFGEPIRVAGEYDGVAPGRARREIADRVMTAIQALTGQEQAGVYNERPADPH, encoded by the coding sequence ATGATGTACCGGCTCGTCGACTCCGTGGTCAGCCCGCTGGCGCGCGCCGTGTGGCGCCCCACGGTCGAGGGCGTCGAGCACGTGCCCGCGACCGGGCCGGTGCTGCTGGCCAGCAACCACCTCTCCTTCTTCGACAGCGTCGTCATCCCGGTGGTCGCGCCGCGCAAGGTGGTCTTCCTGGCCAAGGACGACTACTTCAACAACCCCGGGCTGAAGGGTCGGGCCCAACGCGCCTGGTTCGAGGGGCTCGGCATGGTGCCGGTCGACCGCGACGACACCCGCGCCGCGATCGACTCCCTCCAGATCGCGCTCGAGGTGCTGGGTCGCGGCGAGGCGTTCGGGCTCTACCCGGAGGGCACCCGCTCGCGCGACGGCCGCCTCTACCGCGGCAAGGTCGGCGTCGCCCAGCTCGCGCTCCAGTCCGGCGCCCCGATCGTGCCGGTCGGCCTGATCGGCACCGACAGGCTCCAGCCGGTGGGCTCCTCCGTGCCCCGCCTGGCGAAGGTGACGGTCCGCTTCGGCGAGCCGATCCGGGTCGCGGGGGAGTACGACGGCGTCGCGCCCGGGCGCGCCCGTCGCGAGATCGCCGACCGGGTGATGACCGCCATCCAGGCCCTGACCGGCCAGGAGCAGGCCGGCGTCTACAACGAACGACCCGCCGACCCCCACTGA
- a CDS encoding immune inhibitor A domain-containing protein, producing MRRPSRTASRRPTLWTAALTGSAVAIALGLPTLPAGAAPAPAPDPSGPASAAPSGTDDTREFVPSAKTPRLDRGESVTARRQARADATGAPQVGDTRSWLANDDIYGPYLKRYVLRGMGDNVQVWVANDRAFPTDDCRNDLGLTEITKKQVSSFVDEFSTTMYPRESKVFSVPPDRNGADSSAAALGLDADYWKVPRKQADDIVVLVDNVRDGNYYAPATPDGQTFIAGFFWSYFNELADRNIMTIDAYDWIHRTGVNPPDNSTEADYEACAEELDQPTTNFGISRPQDYEGTFAHEYQHLLEYYEDEDEVNWVNEGVSDWAQTLTGYTDPRVNVSADGADRHMACFAGYLGRRFGGPENSMTLWGEQGGPEILCDYGAAYSFMEYLHSLYGNAIMTKLHRLDANGLRGLQRALDAVGARGDAMTHLHRWAVMVAIDRPIDRDGGRLTGGNPDAFTADSLSFHVKWANPESYGDAGAPANGADYVRLRNDGGDWLAADEISSLRFNGSDTALGEPVEWAVDSTPPATADGEDDTCATPPADGSGAPALYSGCGDNLDRSIARTVSVPEGDPTLSFDSLSDIEEAWDFGIVQVSEDDGQTWTTVPTTDSTSEHDPDADPAIVAQLPGLTGSSDGYRTQTADLSDWAGEDVLLAFRYMTDGAQAEAGWWVRNIDVGGTAIPATLDGWRTQTQIDPDPVADWTVQLVAYGAAGDPVRYHRMALDPSHSGVLSGDALRQAIGDDATTVAAIVMQDDPREVARYQAGYQLVADGTLQPGGGIPGCFPGARCR from the coding sequence ATGCGCAGACCCTCACGGACGGCCTCGCGACGGCCGACCCTGTGGACCGCGGCCCTCACCGGATCCGCGGTGGCCATCGCCCTCGGCCTTCCGACCCTCCCGGCAGGCGCCGCCCCGGCTCCCGCCCCCGACCCGTCGGGCCCGGCCTCCGCCGCGCCCAGCGGCACCGACGACACCCGCGAGTTCGTCCCCTCGGCGAAGACCCCGAGGCTCGACCGGGGCGAGTCCGTCACCGCGCGCCGCCAGGCGCGTGCCGACGCGACGGGTGCCCCGCAGGTGGGCGACACCCGCTCGTGGCTCGCCAACGACGACATCTACGGCCCCTACCTCAAGCGCTACGTGCTGCGAGGCATGGGTGACAACGTGCAGGTGTGGGTCGCCAACGACCGCGCGTTCCCCACCGACGACTGCCGCAACGACCTCGGCCTGACCGAGATCACGAAGAAGCAGGTCAGCTCCTTCGTCGACGAGTTCAGCACCACGATGTACCCCCGCGAGTCGAAGGTCTTCTCGGTCCCGCCGGACCGCAACGGCGCCGACAGCTCCGCCGCCGCCCTCGGGCTCGACGCGGACTACTGGAAGGTGCCGCGCAAGCAGGCCGACGACATCGTCGTGCTGGTCGACAACGTCCGTGACGGCAACTACTACGCCCCCGCCACTCCCGACGGCCAGACCTTCATCGCCGGCTTCTTCTGGAGCTACTTCAACGAGCTGGCCGACCGCAACATCATGACGATCGACGCCTACGACTGGATCCACCGCACCGGCGTCAACCCGCCCGACAACAGCACCGAGGCCGACTACGAGGCGTGCGCCGAGGAGCTCGACCAGCCGACGACGAACTTCGGCATCTCCCGGCCGCAGGACTACGAGGGCACCTTCGCCCACGAGTACCAGCACCTCCTCGAGTACTACGAGGACGAGGACGAGGTGAACTGGGTCAACGAGGGCGTCTCCGACTGGGCGCAGACCCTCACCGGCTACACCGACCCGCGCGTCAACGTCTCCGCCGACGGCGCCGACCGCCACATGGCCTGCTTCGCCGGCTACCTCGGACGTCGCTTCGGCGGCCCGGAGAACAGCATGACGCTGTGGGGCGAGCAGGGCGGCCCGGAGATCCTCTGCGACTACGGCGCGGCCTACTCCTTCATGGAGTACCTGCACAGCCTCTACGGCAACGCGATCATGACCAAGCTCCACCGTCTCGACGCCAACGGCCTCCGTGGCCTGCAGCGGGCGCTCGACGCCGTGGGCGCCAGGGGCGACGCCATGACGCACCTGCACCGCTGGGCCGTGATGGTGGCCATCGACCGACCGATCGACCGCGACGGCGGCCGACTCACCGGCGGCAACCCCGACGCGTTCACCGCCGACTCGCTGAGCTTCCACGTCAAGTGGGCCAACCCGGAGTCGTACGGCGACGCCGGCGCCCCGGCGAACGGCGCCGACTACGTGCGGCTGCGCAACGACGGCGGCGACTGGCTCGCGGCCGACGAGATCTCGTCCCTGCGGTTCAACGGGTCCGACACGGCGCTCGGGGAGCCGGTCGAGTGGGCCGTCGACAGCACGCCGCCGGCGACCGCCGACGGCGAGGACGACACCTGCGCCACGCCGCCCGCCGACGGGTCGGGCGCGCCGGCGCTCTACTCCGGCTGCGGCGACAACCTCGACCGCAGCATCGCGCGCACCGTCTCGGTGCCGGAGGGCGACCCGACGCTGTCCTTCGACTCCCTGTCGGACATCGAGGAGGCGTGGGACTTCGGCATCGTGCAGGTCTCCGAGGACGACGGCCAGACCTGGACCACCGTCCCCACGACGGACTCGACGTCGGAGCACGACCCCGACGCGGACCCGGCGATCGTGGCGCAGCTGCCCGGCCTGACGGGGAGCTCGGACGGCTACCGGACCCAGACGGCCGACCTGTCGGACTGGGCCGGCGAGGACGTGCTGCTGGCGTTCCGCTACATGACCGACGGCGCCCAGGCCGAGGCCGGCTGGTGGGTCCGCAACATCGACGTCGGCGGGACCGCGATCCCGGCGACGCTGGACGGCTGGCGGACGCAGACGCAGATCGACCCCGACCCGGTCGCCGACTGGACCGTCCAGCTGGTGGCCTACGGCGCCGCTGGCGACCCGGTGCGCTACCACCGGATGGCGCTCGACCCGTCCCACTCCGGGGTGCTCAGCGGTGACGCTCTGCGCCAGGCGATCGGCGACGACGCGACGACCGTCGCGGCGATCGTGATGCAGGACGACCCGCGGGAGGTGGCGCGCTACCAGGCGGGCTACCAGCTCGTCGCCGACGGCACGCTGCAGCCGGGCGGCGGCATCCCCGGGTGCTTCCCAGGAGCCCGCTGCCGCTAG
- the murI gene encoding glutamate racemase, translating into MADAPIGIFDSGFGGLTVARSVIDQLPHESVLYLGDTARQPYGPKPIGAVREYALDCLDHLVDQGVKLLVIACNSASAAVLRDARERYPVPVVEVIFPATRRAVAASRTGRIGVICTRATAESMAYDDAFAAAPHVELTTQACPRFVDFVEAGVTSGPDLIGVAHDYLDPLVSQGVDTLILGCTHYPLLTAVLAYVMGDQVTLVSSAEETAKDVYRTLVRRGLERDPDLGPPTYRFLTTGQPEEFGRIGRRFLGPELVTADQLAWVRAGA; encoded by the coding sequence ATGGCGGACGCTCCTATCGGCATCTTCGACTCAGGCTTCGGTGGTCTCACCGTGGCCCGCTCCGTCATCGACCAGCTGCCCCACGAGTCGGTGCTCTACCTCGGCGACACCGCTCGCCAGCCCTACGGGCCCAAGCCGATCGGCGCGGTCCGCGAGTACGCCCTCGACTGCCTCGACCACCTGGTCGACCAGGGCGTCAAGCTGCTCGTCATCGCCTGCAACTCGGCCAGCGCCGCGGTGCTGCGCGACGCCCGCGAGCGCTACCCCGTCCCGGTCGTCGAGGTCATCTTCCCCGCCACCCGGCGCGCGGTCGCCGCCAGCCGCACGGGCCGGATCGGCGTGATCTGCACCCGCGCGACCGCGGAGTCCATGGCCTACGACGACGCCTTCGCCGCCGCGCCCCACGTCGAGCTCACCACCCAGGCCTGTCCACGCTTCGTCGACTTCGTCGAGGCGGGCGTGACCTCGGGGCCCGACCTGATCGGCGTCGCCCACGACTACCTCGACCCGCTGGTGTCGCAGGGCGTCGACACCCTGATCCTCGGCTGCACGCACTACCCGCTGCTGACCGCGGTCCTGGCCTACGTGATGGGTGACCAGGTGACGCTGGTCAGCAGCGCGGAGGAGACCGCCAAGGACGTCTACCGCACGCTCGTGCGGCGCGGGCTCGAGCGCGACCCCGACCTCGGCCCGCCGACGTACCGCTTCCTCACCACCGGCCAGCCCGAGGAGTTCGGGCGCATCGGCCGACGGTTCCTCGGTCCCGAGCTGGTCACCGCCGACCAGCTCGCCTGGGTGCGGGCCGGCGCATGA
- a CDS encoding MBL fold metallo-hydrolase, whose protein sequence is MKVTVVGCSGSYAGPESSASCYLVEAEDPQTPGRTWRLLLDLGSGSLGPLHRYVDPLTIDALVISHLHADHFFDISGYYVMRKYHPTGAQARIPVWGPRGTKSRVARAYGLPLDPGMNEEFRFRRIKREPITLGPFTITPRRVDHPIEAYAFRVEAGGRTLVYSGDTAACEELTALARGADLLLCEAAFRDDADNPPHVHMTGSEAAATAQAAGVAALVLTHVPPWHDRQDALLEAEGVFDGSTVLAAEGSTYQV, encoded by the coding sequence GTGAAGGTCACCGTGGTGGGCTGCTCGGGCTCGTACGCCGGCCCGGAGTCCTCGGCCAGCTGCTACCTCGTCGAGGCCGAGGACCCCCAGACCCCCGGGCGGACGTGGCGCCTGCTGCTCGACCTCGGCTCCGGCTCGCTCGGCCCCCTCCACCGGTACGTCGACCCGCTCACCATCGACGCGCTCGTCATCAGCCACCTCCACGCCGACCACTTCTTCGACATCAGCGGCTACTACGTGATGCGGAAGTACCACCCCACCGGCGCGCAGGCGCGGATCCCCGTCTGGGGGCCGCGCGGCACCAAGTCACGTGTGGCCCGCGCCTACGGCCTGCCGCTCGACCCGGGGATGAACGAGGAGTTCCGCTTCCGCCGCATCAAGCGCGAGCCGATCACGCTCGGCCCCTTCACGATCACGCCGCGCCGTGTCGACCACCCCATCGAGGCTTACGCCTTCCGGGTGGAGGCGGGCGGTCGGACGCTGGTCTACAGCGGCGACACCGCCGCCTGCGAGGAGCTGACCGCGCTCGCCCGCGGCGCCGACCTGCTGCTGTGCGAGGCCGCCTTCCGCGACGACGCCGACAACCCGCCCCACGTCCACATGACGGGGTCGGAGGCCGCGGCGACGGCGCAGGCCGCCGGGGTCGCCGCGCTCGTGCTGACCCACGTGCCGCCGTGGCACGACCGCCAGGACGCCCTGCTCGAGGCCGAAGGCGTCTTCGACGGCTCGACGGTGCTGGCGGCCGAGGGCTCCACCTACCAGGTATGA
- a CDS encoding DUF3152 domain-containing protein: protein MTTTTRTTRNPPTRTVACVAALLLTLVLGSAALPGAHAREQAAPEGEPAGAPSAAPTVLPQVTLEASRPRAPARHVVRYRVETRGRIVASTAVFRRQVQETFDDRRGWRASGIEFRRVATGGTLSVVLSEASKVPTFSSGCSAQWSCRVGRYVVINQMRWNGASTMWRNKGRTLRSYRHMVVNHETGHWLGLGHRGCPRPGSLAPVMMQQSVDLQGCRPNPWPLPGERNVPRF from the coding sequence ATGACCACGACCACGAGGACGACGAGAAACCCCCCGACCAGGACGGTCGCGTGCGTCGCGGCACTGCTGCTCACGCTGGTGCTCGGCTCCGCCGCCCTGCCCGGGGCCCACGCGCGCGAGCAGGCCGCGCCGGAGGGGGAGCCGGCCGGGGCGCCCAGCGCGGCGCCCACCGTGCTGCCGCAGGTCACCCTCGAGGCGTCCCGACCGCGCGCGCCCGCGCGCCACGTGGTGCGCTACCGCGTGGAGACCCGCGGTCGCATCGTGGCGAGCACGGCCGTCTTCCGCCGGCAGGTGCAGGAGACCTTCGACGATCGGCGCGGGTGGCGTGCCTCGGGCATCGAGTTCCGTCGCGTGGCCACCGGCGGCACCCTGTCGGTGGTGCTCAGCGAGGCCTCGAAGGTGCCGACCTTCTCGTCGGGGTGCAGCGCGCAGTGGAGCTGCCGCGTCGGCCGCTACGTGGTCATCAACCAGATGCGGTGGAACGGCGCCAGCACGATGTGGCGCAACAAGGGCCGCACGCTGCGCTCGTACCGTCACATGGTCGTCAACCACGAGACCGGTCACTGGCTGGGGCTGGGCCACCGCGGCTGCCCCCGCCCGGGCTCGCTCGCACCCGTGATGATGCAGCAGTCCGTCGACCTGCAGGGCTGCCGCCCCAACCCCTGGCCCCTGCCGGGCGAGCGGAACGTCCCCCGGTTCTGA
- a CDS encoding heparan-alpha-glucosaminide N-acetyltransferase domain-containing protein → MAGVSSSRLVGLDLARLVALLGMVAAHLLTGVVDGRVTLTHQVVAGRSSGLFALLAGLAIVLLARTREPVRGLAWRAEQAAALARAVGLGALGLLLGGLVDTGMSVILAYYAVLFALATPFLALRTRWIALAAGVLVLVGPPLSQVLRSVLPRDRPSDPTPASLLDPLDLLQELLLTGSFPVLTWLPFVLAGMVVGRLDLRSVDVTRRLTAVGAGLVLLAWVAADLFLAVPGVREQLERSVARPGGPADLELILSRGFKAVLPTDTWAWLLVRAPHSGAWLDQVNVIGSSCLVIGLCLAVGRRVPERLVVLTGAGSLTLTLYTLHVVSRDRGLVPVDGPDQLLPQVLVMLALGALAHRLGRRGPLEAVLTRMSRAARAAVVVAVPEAEPDVPGVTVRGGRG, encoded by the coding sequence ATGGCGGGCGTCTCCTCGTCGCGGCTCGTCGGCCTCGACCTCGCGCGTCTCGTGGCCCTGCTGGGGATGGTCGCCGCCCACCTGCTCACCGGCGTCGTGGACGGCCGGGTCACGCTGACCCACCAGGTGGTCGCCGGGCGCTCGTCGGGACTGTTCGCCCTGCTGGCCGGCCTCGCGATCGTGCTGCTGGCGCGGACCCGGGAGCCCGTTCGGGGTCTCGCCTGGCGCGCGGAGCAGGCTGCCGCCCTCGCCCGGGCCGTGGGCCTCGGCGCTCTCGGCCTGCTCCTCGGCGGGCTCGTCGACACCGGGATGTCGGTGATCCTCGCCTACTACGCCGTGCTCTTCGCGCTCGCGACGCCCTTCCTGGCGCTGCGCACCCGGTGGATAGCGCTGGCGGCCGGGGTCCTGGTGCTGGTGGGTCCGCCGCTGAGCCAGGTGCTGCGCTCGGTGCTGCCGCGCGACCGCCCCTCGGACCCGACGCCCGCCTCGCTGCTCGACCCGCTCGACCTGCTGCAGGAGCTCCTGCTGACGGGCAGCTTCCCGGTCCTCACGTGGCTGCCCTTCGTCCTCGCCGGCATGGTCGTGGGGCGCCTCGACCTCCGGTCGGTGGACGTGACCCGGCGGCTGACGGCCGTCGGCGCCGGGCTCGTCCTGCTCGCGTGGGTCGCGGCCGACCTGTTCCTCGCCGTCCCGGGGGTGCGCGAGCAGCTCGAGCGCAGCGTCGCGCGCCCCGGGGGACCGGCGGACCTCGAGCTGATCCTCAGCCGCGGCTTCAAGGCCGTGCTCCCGACCGACACCTGGGCCTGGCTCCTCGTGCGGGCCCCGCACTCCGGCGCGTGGCTCGACCAGGTCAACGTCATCGGCAGCTCCTGCCTGGTGATCGGCCTCTGCCTCGCCGTCGGTCGCCGCGTCCCCGAGCGCCTCGTCGTGCTGACCGGGGCCGGGTCGCTGACGCTGACGCTCTACACGCTCCACGTCGTCTCGCGCGACCGCGGGCTGGTGCCCGTCGACGGCCCGGACCAGCTCCTGCCGCAGGTGCTGGTCATGCTCGCGCTGGGTGCTCTCGCGCACCGGCTCGGGCGGCGCGGACCGCTGGAGGCGGTGCTGACGAGGATGTCGCGGGCCGCGCGCGCCGCCGTCGTCGTCGCGGTGCCGGAGGCCGAGCCCGACGTCCCAGGAGTGACGGTGCGCGGGGGACGCGGCTGA
- a CDS encoding response regulator transcription factor — protein MTPTRILVVDDDPLVRSGLALILGGAPDLEVVGEAADGAEALVAARALRPAVVLMDLRMPRVDGLEATRALTALPEPPLVVVLTTFDVDDAVVRALEAGASGFLLKDTPPPDLVDAVRRAAAGEPMLSPTATRRLIERVTAGTDPVRRARARDRVGALTEREREVAVAVGRGLGNAEIADQLHLSVATVKAHVGRLFTKLGVENRVQVALIVNDAEGA, from the coding sequence GTGACCCCCACCCGGATCCTGGTCGTCGACGACGACCCCCTGGTCCGCTCGGGTCTCGCTCTCATCCTGGGTGGGGCGCCCGACCTCGAGGTCGTGGGCGAAGCGGCCGACGGGGCCGAGGCGCTCGTCGCCGCCCGCGCCCTGAGACCCGCGGTCGTGCTCATGGACCTGCGGATGCCCCGCGTGGACGGCCTCGAGGCGACCCGCGCGCTGACCGCCCTGCCCGAGCCGCCCCTGGTCGTCGTGCTCACGACCTTCGACGTCGACGACGCCGTGGTCCGCGCGCTCGAGGCGGGCGCCTCCGGCTTCCTGCTCAAGGACACACCTCCCCCGGACCTCGTCGACGCCGTACGACGTGCCGCGGCCGGTGAGCCGATGCTCTCGCCCACCGCCACCCGCCGGCTGATCGAGCGGGTGACCGCCGGCACCGACCCGGTGCGCCGCGCGCGCGCCCGTGACCGCGTGGGCGCACTGACCGAGCGTGAGCGCGAGGTGGCGGTCGCGGTCGGCCGCGGCCTCGGCAACGCCGAGATCGCCGACCAGCTGCACCTCAGCGTGGCCACGGTGAAGGCCCACGTGGGCCGGTTGTTCACCAAGCTGGGCGTCGAGAACCGCGTGCAGGTCGCGCTCATCGTCAACGACGCCGAAGGAGCGTGA
- a CDS encoding histidine kinase, giving the protein MHLPARAGASGPPPFAHPPRISARGHAWRIAIVLVVSALGWFETGHLQWDQAPWLFVLDLVLGVASFVAMFFRRRHPLGVAVAVTLAGAASYSSAGPAVLVTVSLATRRRWPEILGVGALGVVVALVFTGYQPVPPTPAWVSVGFLLVVTVALMALGMYIGSQRELMWTLQDRARRAEEQQAARVAQARAGEREQIAREMHDVLAHRISLVAMHAGALAYRTDLGAEAVRSSAGLIQHQAHEALTDLRAVLNVLREEVSPDAVPVALRPQPTYADLPALVLDARQAGMQVSLHVDEASDLPDALGRAVYRVVQEGLTNARKHAPHAHADVEVRRRPEEVVVTVANSTGPARPRVPGAGLGLVGLRERVDLAGGALEHGVRGDRFVLCARLPVHDTAPSLAEDGPGPDAAVPATATASGGGGGGGGGRDRVVP; this is encoded by the coding sequence GTGCACCTCCCCGCCCGAGCCGGAGCCAGTGGTCCGCCGCCCTTCGCCCACCCGCCGCGCATCAGCGCGCGGGGGCACGCCTGGCGCATCGCGATCGTGCTCGTCGTGTCCGCGCTGGGGTGGTTCGAGACCGGTCACCTCCAGTGGGACCAGGCGCCGTGGCTGTTCGTGCTCGACCTGGTCCTGGGCGTGGCGAGCTTCGTCGCGATGTTCTTCCGCCGCCGCCACCCCCTGGGCGTGGCGGTCGCGGTGACGCTGGCGGGGGCGGCGTCGTACTCCTCGGCCGGCCCGGCCGTCCTCGTGACGGTCTCGCTGGCGACCCGGCGCCGCTGGCCCGAGATCCTGGGGGTCGGCGCGCTCGGCGTGGTGGTCGCCCTCGTGTTCACCGGCTACCAGCCGGTCCCCCCGACCCCGGCCTGGGTCAGCGTCGGCTTCCTGCTGGTGGTGACCGTGGCGCTCATGGCCCTCGGCATGTACATCGGCTCCCAGCGCGAGCTGATGTGGACGCTGCAGGACCGCGCCCGTCGCGCCGAGGAGCAGCAGGCCGCTCGGGTGGCGCAGGCCCGCGCCGGCGAGCGCGAGCAGATCGCCCGCGAGATGCACGACGTCCTGGCCCACCGGATCTCCCTGGTGGCGATGCACGCCGGGGCGCTGGCCTACCGCACCGACCTGGGCGCCGAGGCGGTGCGCTCGTCGGCCGGCCTCATCCAGCACCAGGCGCACGAGGCGCTCACCGACCTGCGCGCGGTGCTCAACGTCCTGCGCGAGGAGGTCTCGCCCGACGCCGTCCCGGTCGCGCTGCGGCCCCAGCCCACCTACGCGGACCTCCCCGCGCTGGTCCTCGACGCGCGACAGGCGGGCATGCAGGTGTCCCTGCACGTCGACGAGGCCTCGGACCTGCCCGACGCGCTCGGGCGGGCGGTCTACCGCGTCGTCCAGGAAGGGCTCACCAACGCGCGCAAGCACGCTCCCCACGCGCACGCCGACGTCGAGGTCCGGCGGCGCCCGGAGGAGGTGGTCGTGACGGTCGCGAACTCCACCGGACCCGCACGACCGCGGGTGCCGGGCGCCGGCCTCGGACTGGTGGGGCTGCGCGAGCGCGTCGACCTGGCGGGCGGAGCACTCGAGCACGGTGTGCGCGGCGATCGCTTCGTCCTGTGCGCACGGCTGCCCGTGCACGACACCGCTCCGTCGCTCGCCGAGGACGGACCGGGCCCCGACGCAGCGGTGCCCGCCACCGCCACCGCCAGCGGCGGCGGTGGCGGCGGTGGCGGTGGGCGGGACCGGGTGGTCCCGTGA